The Aminithiophilus ramosus genome contains a region encoding:
- a CDS encoding phage holin family protein, with protein MNDDVWESLRRLLVIVLPSALIGMSGSVVRYLRLHRAERFSWGEFLSGMTVAGFVGVVVACFCRGLGLSPWTTSAIVAMSGYSAGQILDYGQGALLRWLERKTK; from the coding sequence GTGAACGACGATGTTTGGGAATCGCTGCGGAGACTGCTGGTGATCGTCCTCCCCTCCGCGCTGATCGGCATGTCGGGCTCGGTGGTGAGATACCTGCGGCTTCACCGAGCCGAGCGCTTTTCGTGGGGGGAGTTCCTGAGCGGCATGACCGTGGCCGGATTCGTCGGCGTGGTCGTGGCCTGTTTCTGCCGAGGCTTGGGGTTGTCGCCTTGGACGACGTCGGCGATCGTGGCCATGAGCGGCTACAGCGCCGGCCAGATCCTGGACTACGGCCAGGGGGCGCTGCTGCGTTGGCTCGAGCGGAAGACGAAGTAA
- a CDS encoding glycoside hydrolase family 108 protein gives MTSRFDEILAVTLGYEGGFSDDPDDRGGATNLGITEGTLARAHKAGVVGHCDVKRLTRAEAAAIYRRFYWDPIGGDRLPAPLDMVLFDAAVNCGVGAAVKHLQEALNALLPGNSVSVDGGFGAKTLAALKAVIAQDAAITKANPALEPHAILRYLTLDVLMNRVELYDAIADRDPSQRKFLRGWIHRVVNLAEAAGME, from the coding sequence ATGACCTCCCGCTTCGACGAGATCCTCGCCGTCACCCTAGGTTACGAGGGGGGATTTTCCGACGATCCCGACGACAGGGGAGGGGCGACGAACCTGGGCATCACGGAGGGGACGCTGGCCCGAGCCCACAAGGCGGGGGTCGTCGGGCACTGCGACGTGAAACGCCTTACCCGGGCGGAGGCGGCGGCCATCTACAGGCGGTTCTATTGGGACCCCATCGGCGGCGACCGGCTCCCCGCCCCTCTGGACATGGTCCTGTTCGACGCGGCGGTGAACTGCGGGGTGGGGGCGGCGGTGAAGCATCTCCAGGAGGCCCTGAACGCCCTGCTTCCCGGGAACTCGGTTTCCGTGGACGGGGGCTTCGGGGCGAAAACCCTGGCGGCCCTGAAGGCCGTCATCGCCCAGGACGCGGCGATCACCAAGGCGAACCCCGCCCTGGAGCCCCATGCGATCCTGCGGTACCTGACGCTGGACGTGCTGATGAACCGGGTGGAGTTGTACGACGCCATTGCCGACCGGGACCCCAGCCAGCGGAAGTTTCTGCGGGGCTGGATCCACCGCGTCGTCAATCTGGCCGAGGCGGCGGGGATGGAGTGA
- a CDS encoding pyocin knob domain-containing protein: MAFNANKPADTEFIADGPGVVRENQRALKEDRIVDAGKLRGLSPGHSSGQIPISDGTVCANLNADRLDGQDASAFAGAGHGHANVTTSSSGFMSNADKTKLDGIAAGAEVNQNAFANVKVGGTSLQADAKADTLELVAGANIVLTPDATNDKVTIEVSGKVASAAQADDAATVGGVGPSDFHKVLLQNSPYAITNGTGPTVAPLASCRGMRVDFIKDFPIGSPYRTVLTLRGNSANGAVQIALPYNSTDQRIYFRYQHYTATAWSDWFSLWNSGNGGSGSGLDADMLDGLHLSDIQTLINARVPSADVSTSSAAGKIPKAGADGKLAAGFLPVLEETAANILSRLLAVDGAGSGLDADLLDGYHADDFLRSTGVSLGNSGYQRFSSGLIIQWARWTGTGSLQSITFPLVFPGYCYVVVPATILTAPASAVAAPAVGSITRTGFKVVSYASTQGAEFNAYIAIGR, translated from the coding sequence GTGGCCTTCAACGCGAACAAACCGGCCGACACCGAATTCATAGCGGACGGACCGGGCGTGGTCAGGGAGAATCAGAGGGCTCTCAAGGAAGACCGGATCGTCGATGCCGGGAAGCTCAGGGGACTTTCTCCCGGCCATTCGTCCGGGCAGATCCCGATATCGGACGGAACGGTCTGCGCGAATCTGAACGCAGACAGACTCGACGGACAGGACGCATCGGCTTTCGCCGGGGCGGGACACGGCCATGCGAATGTCACGACTTCCTCTTCAGGGTTCATGTCCAACGCGGACAAGACCAAGCTCGACGGAATCGCCGCCGGAGCGGAGGTGAACCAGAACGCTTTCGCCAACGTCAAGGTCGGAGGGACCTCTCTGCAGGCAGACGCGAAAGCGGACACGCTCGAGTTGGTGGCCGGAGCCAATATCGTTCTGACGCCGGATGCGACGAACGACAAAGTCACCATAGAAGTTTCCGGGAAAGTGGCCTCGGCCGCTCAGGCCGACGACGCGGCGACGGTAGGGGGTGTCGGTCCGAGCGATTTCCATAAAGTGCTGCTTCAGAATTCTCCGTATGCGATAACGAACGGAACGGGGCCGACAGTGGCTCCCCTTGCTTCTTGCCGCGGCATGAGGGTCGATTTCATTAAGGATTTTCCGATCGGCTCTCCCTATCGTACGGTTTTAACCCTCCGGGGGAATTCCGCAAACGGAGCCGTTCAAATCGCCTTGCCGTACAACTCGACGGATCAGCGTATTTACTTCAGGTACCAGCACTACACTGCCACAGCCTGGTCCGATTGGTTTTCCTTATGGAATTCGGGCAATGGCGGTTCCGGATCCGGCCTGGACGCGGACATGCTCGACGGTCTCCATCTCTCCGACATTCAGACGCTGATCAATGCCAGGGTTCCTTCCGCGGACGTATCGACGTCGTCGGCGGCGGGCAAGATCCCGAAGGCCGGAGCGGACGGGAAACTTGCCGCCGGTTTTCTGCCCGTTCTGGAGGAGACGGCGGCGAATATTTTGTCCAGGCTTCTGGCGGTGGACGGTGCCGGATCCGGTCTCGACGCCGATCTGCTCGACGGCTACCACGCCGACGATTTTCTGAGGAGCACGGGCGTCTCCCTTGGAAACAGCGGGTATCAACGGTTTTCGAGCGGGCTCATCATCCAGTGGGCCCGATGGACGGGCACGGGATCGTTGCAGAGCATCACCTTCCCTCTCGTTTTTCCCGGCTACTGTTACGTCGTCGTTCCCGCGACCATACTGACCGCTCCGGCCTCGGCCGTAGCCGCTCCGGCGGTCGGCTCCATAACGAGGACGGGATTCAAGGTCGTCAGTTACGCCTCGACGCAGGGGGCGGAATTCAACGCCTACATCGCGATCGGAAGATGA